In a genomic window of Melopsittacus undulatus isolate bMelUnd1 chromosome 1, bMelUnd1.mat.Z, whole genome shotgun sequence:
- the LOC115946636 gene encoding uncharacterized protein — protein MAETMNVIPRDEEEIQNITDDEDPFLNCDAVMASPLSSASPSLTSLNDDKGSSAVPERLSILSSKAVAQAKVLNGPEMVSGDMTQRTASGLTDHPLTAGNVSLGGSSYSAAVSNLQPVDISSLCSESPCCDGDQSLKMLQVTRVPSGAGEPLQAVAGLPGTDPRGCHVQWAGGEAKDNMAPLSLGQVIWTKTAKVTETLENKKKEEKEKYRLQLAMYRRLLLLRSIRSLHKQLEQQQARLQECYGTVINTKKEVLKHIHSTSPSPSP, from the coding sequence ATGGCTGAAACAATGAATGTAATACCAAGAGATGAAGAGGAGATCCAAAATATCACTGATGATGAAGACCCATTTCTGAATTGTGATGCTGTAATGGCATCCCCTCTTTCCTCTGCCAGTCCTTCGTTAACCAGCCTTAACGATGACAAGGGAAGCTCAGCAGTGCCAGAAAGACTGTCCATCCTCTCCAGCAAGGCTGTGGCCCAGGCAAAAGTCCTGAATGGCCCAGAAATGGTTAGTGGTGACATGACACAGAGGACAGCCTCTGGGTTGACTGACCATCCTCTGACAGCTGGAAATGTATCGTTAGGTGGCTCATCATACTCTGCGGCAGTCAGtaacctgcagcctgtggacATTTCCTCCCTGTGCTCTGAAAGTCCCTGCTGTGATGGTGACCAGAGTTTGAAAATGCTCCAGGTGACAAGGGTGCCCAGTGGTGCTGGTGAGCCCCTGCAGGCTGTTGCTGGCCTTCCTGGGACTGACCCCAGGGGCTGCCACGTGCAGTGGGCAGGGGGCGAAGCCAAGGACAATATGGCCCCTCTTAGTCTGGGCCAGGTGATTTGGACGAAGACTGCAAAAGTAACAGAGACcttagaaaataagaaaaaggaggaaaaagagaagtacCGGCTCCAGCTAGCTATGTACCGACGGCTTCTGCTCTTGCGCTCAATAAGGAGCTTGCAtaagcagctggagcagcagcaggccaGATTGCAGGAATGCTACGGCACAGTGATAAATACCAAGAAAGAAGTGTTGAAACACATTCACTCAACCTCGCCCTCACCTTCGCCTTAA